One Candidatus Ornithobacterium hominis genomic region harbors:
- a CDS encoding GNAT family N-acetyltransferase gives MSDYIVKHSCRKIELFQNEESLGYLDYHEGIGSLYIDYVFVEPQHRGKNVGKNIVEEGIKFAKEKGLTPKPICSYAAKVMKRKGEI, from the coding sequence ATGAGCGATTATATTGTAAAACACAGCTGCCGAAAAATTGAATTGTTCCAAAACGAAGAAAGCCTTGGCTATCTAGATTATCACGAGGGCATAGGCTCGCTCTACATTGATTACGTCTTTGTAGAACCTCAGCATCGCGGCAAAAATGTGGGTAAGAATATTGTAGAGGAGGGAATCAAATTTGCGAAAGAGAAAGGATTAACTCCAAAACCTATCTGTAGCTACGCTGCAAAAGTGATGAAAAGAAAAGGTGAAATTTGA
- a CDS encoding glycoside hydrolase family 130 protein, whose product MSQKVQIPWENRPENSSEVMWRSQNNPIISRYSIPSSNSIFNSAVVPFEDGFAGVFRCDNKAVQMNIFAGFSKDGKNWKINHEPIQMKAGNTSMIDSDYKYDPRVVYIEDRYWVTWCNGYHGPTIGIAYTFDFKEFFQCENAFLPFNRNGVLFPQKIDGKYAMLSRPSDNGHTPFGDIYISFSPDMKYWGEHRCLMKVAPFDQSAWQCTKIGAGTVPYLTKEGWLMFYHGVINTCNGFRYSMGAAILDEADPTKVLYRTKPYLLAPAAPYELAGDVPNVVFPCAALFNDEKDQVAVYYGAADTSVAMAFGHISEILEFIKNNSL is encoded by the coding sequence ATGAGCCAAAAAGTACAAATACCTTGGGAAAATAGACCCGAAAACTCATCAGAAGTGATGTGGCGAAGTCAAAACAATCCAATTATCAGTCGTTACAGTATCCCATCGTCCAATAGTATCTTCAACAGTGCTGTCGTTCCGTTTGAAGATGGATTTGCTGGCGTATTCCGTTGCGACAACAAAGCCGTTCAAATGAATATTTTTGCTGGATTTAGCAAAGACGGGAAAAATTGGAAAATCAACCACGAGCCGATTCAGATGAAAGCAGGAAACACATCAATGATAGACTCTGACTATAAATATGATCCACGAGTTGTATACATAGAAGACCGCTACTGGGTCACTTGGTGCAACGGCTACCACGGGCCAACCATCGGTATAGCTTACACCTTTGATTTTAAAGAATTTTTCCAGTGTGAGAATGCCTTTCTACCATTTAACAGGAACGGCGTACTTTTCCCACAAAAAATTGACGGCAAATATGCCATGCTAAGCCGCCCGAGTGATAATGGGCACACACCATTTGGCGATATTTACATCAGCTTCAGCCCTGATATGAAATATTGGGGAGAACACCGTTGCTTGATGAAAGTTGCTCCGTTTGACCAAAGTGCTTGGCAATGCACCAAGATTGGAGCAGGCACCGTCCCATATCTGACGAAGGAAGGATGGCTTATGTTCTATCACGGCGTCATCAATACTTGCAACGGATTTCGCTACTCGATGGGAGCTGCAATTTTAGACGAAGCAGACCCAACGAAAGTTTTATACCGTACCAAGCCTTATTTATTAGCCCCAGCAGCACCGTATGAATTGGCAGGAGATGTGCCCAATGTGGTGTTCCCCTGTGCCGCTTTGTTTAACGATGAAAAAGACCAAGTTGCCGTATATTATGGGGCAGCAGATACATCTGTTGCTATGGCTTTTGGGCACATTTCAGAGATTTTAGAATTTATAAAAAACAATAGTTTATAA
- a CDS encoding MFS transporter, translated as MTKNKFNPISWVPTLYFAMGLPFVVLNMVSVLMFKGLGNSDREIAFWTSLIMLPWTLKPLWSPFLELYKNKKFFVVLTQLMGGLIFGLVALSLYTNYYFAISIALMFLIAFSGATHDIAADGVYISSLDNEAQAKYIGWQGAFYNLAKVIATGGLVYFAGYLIEQIGAVNAWAVIISICSLLLAGLGFYHIKFLPGGEKSNETGSWQEAMQRLGDVLKSFFLKKHIWIYIAFIILYRFAEGYAIKIVPLFLKADVALGGLGLTEKEIGLYYGTFGAVAFLLGSVLGGYYISYRKGLSRALFTLCCAFNLPFIVYLLLAVYQPSSGFWVSAAIITEYFGYGFGFVGLMLFMMQQIAPGPHQMSHYAFATGIMNLGVMIPGMMSGYLSDWLGYQGFFIWVLVATIPAFLITYLVPFTYPDKIESK; from the coding sequence ATGACAAAAAATAAATTCAATCCTATCAGTTGGGTACCAACGCTTTACTTCGCTATGGGTTTGCCGTTTGTGGTATTGAACATGGTAAGCGTACTGATGTTTAAAGGCTTAGGAAATTCGGATAGAGAAATTGCTTTTTGGACGAGTTTAATCATGCTCCCATGGACGCTCAAGCCTCTTTGGAGTCCTTTTTTAGAACTGTACAAAAACAAAAAGTTTTTTGTTGTTTTAACACAATTGATGGGAGGCCTTATTTTCGGTTTGGTGGCCTTATCTTTATACACTAATTATTATTTTGCCATTTCTATTGCACTGATGTTTTTAATTGCCTTTAGCGGAGCTACGCATGACATCGCAGCAGATGGAGTGTATATAAGCTCTCTAGACAACGAAGCGCAAGCAAAATACATCGGTTGGCAAGGTGCTTTCTACAATTTGGCTAAAGTCATTGCCACAGGTGGGCTGGTTTACTTTGCAGGCTATTTAATCGAGCAAATCGGTGCCGTAAATGCCTGGGCTGTTATTATATCAATCTGTTCGCTACTGTTAGCAGGCTTAGGCTTCTATCACATCAAATTTTTGCCTGGCGGGGAAAAATCAAATGAAACAGGCTCTTGGCAAGAAGCAATGCAGCGTTTGGGTGATGTTTTAAAAAGTTTTTTCTTAAAAAAACACATTTGGATTTATATCGCTTTCATTATTCTTTATCGTTTTGCAGAGGGATATGCCATCAAAATTGTTCCCTTGTTTCTAAAAGCAGATGTAGCACTGGGCGGGCTGGGACTGACCGAAAAAGAAATCGGCTTATACTATGGCACGTTCGGGGCGGTGGCGTTTCTTTTAGGCTCGGTATTGGGCGGCTATTACATTAGTTACAGAAAAGGACTAAGTAGAGCACTTTTCACCTTATGCTGTGCTTTCAACTTGCCCTTTATTGTCTATTTACTATTAGCCGTATATCAGCCATCCAGTGGCTTTTGGGTAAGCGCAGCCATTATTACAGAATATTTTGGCTATGGATTTGGCTTTGTGGGGCTCATGCTATTTATGATGCAGCAAATAGCCCCTGGCCCACATCAGATGTCACATTACGCCTTTGCTACGGGAATTATGAACTTGGGGGTAATGATTCCTGGGATGATGAGTGGCTACCTCAGTGATTGGTTGGGCTATCAAGGATTTTTCATTTGGGTTTTGGTTGCCACCATTCCTGCATTTTTAATCACTTACCTCGTCCCTTTTACATATCCAGATAAAATAGAATCAAAATAA
- a CDS encoding SusC/RagA family TonB-linked outer membrane protein produces MKKTCMTLMLAFLVCQTPGYGQVNERNINYEISAPVSLAEFLSSLQEQTDVKINFNVADLKDFQIEQVSFSNSSIEDIADYLMENYTLNVELANGEMYVSDLFGESIYGTGNQVDLSTLVVTALGIKREERALSYNVQEIKSEELTRVKDANFMNTLTGKVAGVQINQSSAGIGGATKVVMRGAKSLVGDNNVLYVVDGMPMINPSRAASGRFASQGGGESISDFNPEDIESISVLTGPSAAALYGASAANGVILITTKKGKDGRMKLNLSSTTEFYRPFILPEFQNTYGNAPGSDRSWGEKLATPSTFDPKDFFQTGMNQTYSASLSVGTEKNQTYFSVATTTAEGIIPNNGYYRRNFTARNTANFLDNKLHLDVSGSYIMQGDQNMISEGGYFNPLTSLYLFPRGDDFNTIKAYERYNPARGINEVYWPYNVKRKLFTAENPYWIVNRELTQSHKNRYMFNSSLKYDFADWINITGRVRVDNIYNKIERKYYASTDKLFTNSDKGYYSASEEKNIQTYADLMLNVNKKINDFNLVANIGTSYDDRVGESIGIGGSLNLIPNLFSAANLDPKKSGVGGQSHRQTRNIALFGSAELGYKNMLYLTLTGRNDWASQLVNSKEPSIFYPSVGLSSIVSKMLDLPKVISFLKVRGSYTEVGSPITQLGITPGTITYDLSPSAGLTPRSTYPFPDFKAERTKSYEGGLELKMFKNKLNFDLTLYRSNTYNQTFLSSLPPSSGYSGFYVQAGNVQNEGIELALGLDQSWNDFSWFTNFTYTRNVNLIKELVRGYTNPVDGSKFDLTELYINGALIKEGGSMGDIYTEGILRRDANGKLIEGNSGLFEVDRKQRIKIGKSTPDFTMGWNNQFGYKGFNLSFVVTGNFGGIVNSGTQAVLDAYGVSKATAEARDKGGVTIDGHTYDAEKYYSTIGGEELMGYYTYDATNVRLQEASLGYAFKGDLFNNVINKLTISLVGRNLWMIYNKAPFDPQSTASTGTYRSTEFFMTPSLRSFGINAKIDF; encoded by the coding sequence ATGAAAAAAACATGTATGACTTTAATGCTTGCCTTCTTAGTGTGCCAAACGCCAGGCTATGGGCAAGTGAATGAAAGGAACATCAATTATGAAATTAGTGCTCCTGTGTCTTTAGCGGAATTTTTAAGTTCTCTGCAGGAGCAAACCGATGTCAAAATTAACTTTAATGTTGCGGATCTGAAGGACTTCCAGATAGAACAAGTTTCTTTCAGTAATTCTTCTATTGAAGATATTGCAGATTATTTAATGGAAAACTATACGCTGAACGTAGAGTTAGCTAATGGGGAAATGTATGTTTCTGATCTATTTGGAGAGAGCATCTACGGGACGGGCAACCAAGTTGATTTGAGTACATTAGTGGTTACAGCCTTGGGGATTAAAAGAGAGGAAAGGGCTTTGAGCTATAACGTACAGGAAATCAAGAGTGAGGAGTTGACTAGGGTTAAAGATGCTAACTTCATGAACACGCTCACAGGTAAAGTTGCGGGGGTTCAAATCAATCAAAGTTCAGCGGGTATCGGTGGTGCTACTAAGGTAGTCATGCGTGGGGCAAAATCTTTGGTAGGGGATAATAATGTGCTTTATGTAGTTGATGGTATGCCGATGATTAATCCTTCTCGAGCAGCTAGTGGTCGATTTGCCAGTCAAGGTGGGGGGGAAAGTATATCGGATTTTAACCCAGAAGATATTGAGAGCATCTCTGTGTTGACTGGTCCTTCAGCAGCGGCACTTTACGGTGCATCGGCAGCAAATGGTGTTATTTTGATTACTACTAAAAAAGGTAAAGATGGGCGTATGAAGTTAAATCTTTCTTCTACAACAGAGTTTTATCGTCCTTTTATTTTGCCCGAGTTCCAAAATACGTATGGTAATGCACCAGGTTCAGATAGAAGCTGGGGAGAGAAATTGGCGACTCCTTCTACGTTTGATCCAAAAGACTTTTTCCAAACGGGGATGAATCAAACTTACTCTGCAAGCTTGTCTGTGGGTACAGAAAAGAACCAAACTTATTTCTCTGTTGCTACTACGACTGCAGAGGGTATTATTCCAAATAATGGCTATTATCGACGTAATTTCACTGCAAGAAATACTGCTAATTTCTTAGATAATAAATTACATCTTGATGTGAGTGGGAGCTACATTATGCAAGGAGATCAAAATATGATTTCTGAAGGAGGGTATTTTAACCCATTGACTTCTTTGTATCTTTTCCCTAGGGGTGATGATTTTAATACTATCAAAGCTTATGAAAGGTACAACCCTGCAAGGGGGATTAATGAGGTATATTGGCCTTATAATGTGAAAAGAAAACTATTCACAGCAGAAAACCCATATTGGATTGTAAACCGCGAATTGACACAAAGTCATAAAAATAGATACATGTTTAATTCTAGTTTAAAATATGATTTTGCTGACTGGATTAATATTACTGGGCGTGTGCGTGTAGATAATATTTATAATAAAATTGAGAGAAAATATTATGCTTCTACAGATAAATTATTTACCAATTCAGACAAAGGTTATTACTCTGCTAGTGAAGAAAAAAATATTCAAACCTATGCAGATTTAATGCTTAATGTTAACAAAAAAATTAACGATTTTAATTTGGTCGCCAACATTGGTACTAGTTATGATGACCGCGTAGGCGAAAGTATAGGCATCGGAGGTTCTCTCAATTTGATTCCTAATTTATTTTCAGCTGCCAATTTAGACCCCAAAAAGAGCGGTGTTGGCGGGCAAAGCCACAGGCAAACTAGAAATATTGCATTGTTTGGTAGTGCAGAATTAGGTTATAAAAATATGCTTTATTTAACTTTAACTGGTAGAAATGACTGGGCTTCTCAATTAGTTAATTCAAAAGAACCATCTATTTTCTATCCAAGCGTTGGTTTGTCGAGTATCGTTTCTAAAATGCTTGATTTACCAAAAGTAATTTCATTTTTGAAAGTTAGAGGTTCCTATACAGAAGTGGGTTCGCCTATCACACAATTAGGTATAACGCCAGGTACAATAACCTATGATTTGTCTCCTTCGGCAGGTTTGACGCCAAGATCTACTTACCCGTTCCCAGATTTTAAAGCAGAACGTACAAAATCTTATGAAGGTGGTTTAGAATTGAAAATGTTTAAAAATAAATTAAACTTTGACTTGACTTTATATCGTTCTAATACATATAACCAGACTTTTCTTAGCTCATTACCGCCGTCATCAGGATATTCAGGCTTCTATGTTCAAGCAGGGAATGTTCAAAACGAAGGTATAGAGTTAGCTCTAGGCCTAGACCAGTCTTGGAATGATTTTAGCTGGTTTACCAACTTCACATACACTAGAAACGTTAACTTAATCAAAGAGTTAGTCAGAGGCTACACCAACCCTGTGGATGGTTCAAAGTTTGATTTAACAGAACTTTACATCAATGGAGCTCTCATCAAAGAAGGTGGAAGCATGGGAGATATTTATACTGAAGGAATCTTGAGAAGAGACGCTAATGGCAAATTAATTGAGGGAAATTCAGGACTCTTTGAAGTAGATAGAAAACAACGAATTAAAATTGGGAAATCAACTCCCGATTTCACAATGGGTTGGAACAACCAATTTGGATATAAAGGATTTAATTTAAGTTTTGTAGTGACAGGTAACTTTGGAGGAATCGTAAATTCTGGGACACAAGCTGTGCTAGATGCTTATGGAGTTTCTAAAGCAACGGCTGAGGCTAGAGACAAAGGAGGTGTTACCATTGATGGACATACATACGATGCAGAAAAATATTATAGCACAATTGGAGGAGAAGAGTTAATGGGTTATTATACTTATGATGCTACCAACGTGAGATTGCAAGAAGCTAGTTTAGGCTATGCTTTTAAAGGAGATTTATTCAACAATGTTATCAATAAGTTAACTATATCTCTAGTGGGCAGAAATTTATGGATGATCTACAACAAAGCTCCATTTGATCCTCAGTCAACAGCTTCTACTGGGACTTATAGAAGTACAGAATTTTTTATGACCCCAAGTTTAAGAAGTTTTGGTATTAACGCTAAAATAGATTTTTAA